The genomic window ATATCAGATCAAACCTTATATCCAAGATAAAAAAGTCGAACAGTGGGTCATGATTCTTTTGATGACTGCAGTCTATCAAATGCAGTACTTAGATAAAATTCCTGAACATGCGATTTTTAACGAATCGGTTGAAATTGCTAAAGCTAACGGAAACAAGGGTGTCGGTAATTTTGTTACTGCTGTTCTTAGAAATTATCAACGTCATGGATTTCAAGAATTACCCAAAGGAAATTCAACTTATGCTTTAAGCTTGCGTCACAGTACGCCACAATGGCTAGTTGACCTATTGATCAATCAACAAGGTTTGAACAAAGCCAAAAGCGTTCTAGAGTCGATTAATCAAGCATCAGATATTTCAATCAGAGTTAATACCAATAAGATATCTGTTGATGAATTGATGACTAAAATGAACAATCAAGGTTTTGACATGAAAAAGAGTCCGATTTCCTCAGTTGGGTTAACTTGCCCTCATGGGAATTTAGTTAACACTCAAGAATTTGAAGAAGGTCTCTATACGATCCAAGATGAGAGTTCAATGACTGTTGCTCCGGCACTTGACCTTCAACCTGATGACCAAGTTTTAGATAGCTGTGCTGCACCAGGTGGTAAAACGACTCATATTGCTAGTTATTTGGAAAATGGTTCCGTAATGGCACTTGATATCCATAAGCCAAAAACGAAATTGATTCAAGAAAATAGCCACCGTTTAGGTTATGAGGATATAATTAAGACCAAAGCACTTGATGCCCGTAAGGCGAAAGATGCTTTTGAGCCACAATCATTTGATAAAATTTTAGTTGATGCACCTTGTTCTGGTTTAGGTTTAATTAGAAGAAAACCAGAACTGCGTTACTTTAGAAAACCAGAAGATCTGTTGGACCTGCAAAAGATTCAATTGCAAATTTTGGATAGTTTAACAGAGTTAGTAAAGGTCTCAGGTTTGATTGTCTTTAGTACTTGTACTTTTGATGCTGAAGAAAATGAAGATGTGGTCATCAAATTTTTACAAACGCATGAAAACTTTGAAGTTGTTCCGGTTAAGCATGAAAAGGGCTTGGACAAAAATGTTCATGACGGTGTCCTTAAATTGATGCCTGATGATTATTTCACCGATGGCTTCTTTGTATCGGCTTTTCGTAGAAAAAAATAACGAGGTAAGGTTAAATAAATGGATTATGCATTACTAACTGACGTCGGAAAATTAAGAGAAAATAACCAAGATTACGTAAATGTCTTCAAGAATCAAGAAGGCATAATTTTTGGTATTGTCGCAGACGGAATGGGTGGCCATCGTGGTGGCGATGTTGCTTCTGACATGGCTGTATCACATTTAGGACACACATTTGAAGAAACGAAAATATCAGATGTTGATGACCTTAGAGAATGGATCATCAAGGAAAT from Companilactobacillus sp. includes these protein-coding regions:
- the rsmB gene encoding 16S rRNA (cytosine(967)-C(5))-methyltransferase RsmB, giving the protein MNNSRALAVEVLLKVLRNKAYSNIEINNVLKGSDLSDADSRLMTNIVYGVLQHRYVLEYQIKPYIQDKKVEQWVMILLMTAVYQMQYLDKIPEHAIFNESVEIAKANGNKGVGNFVTAVLRNYQRHGFQELPKGNSTYALSLRHSTPQWLVDLLINQQGLNKAKSVLESINQASDISIRVNTNKISVDELMTKMNNQGFDMKKSPISSVGLTCPHGNLVNTQEFEEGLYTIQDESSMTVAPALDLQPDDQVLDSCAAPGGKTTHIASYLENGSVMALDIHKPKTKLIQENSHRLGYEDIIKTKALDARKAKDAFEPQSFDKILVDAPCSGLGLIRRKPELRYFRKPEDLLDLQKIQLQILDSLTELVKVSGLIVFSTCTFDAEENEDVVIKFLQTHENFEVVPVKHEKGLDKNVHDGVLKLMPDDYFTDGFFVSAFRRKK